In a genomic window of Holophagales bacterium:
- a CDS encoding thiamine pyrophosphate-binding protein, producing the protein MTSGGELVAQVLVRQGVRFLFTLCGGHISPILAAAKARGVRVVDTRHEATAVFAADAVARLTGVPGVAAVTAGPGVTNAVTALQNARLAQSPLVLLGGATATVLRGRGALQDIDQLGFIRPIVKWATAVTKVRDLVPALERAFSVCREGVPGPVFVECPVDLLYDEALVRSWYGGKSGEPKGLVETATKWYLGRHLDAIFAGAADAAPVDSEAPAPPAPEAGSVGTAALLLARSERPVLVLGSGAMMSPADAASLARAVDTLRLPVFLSGTARGLLGPASTLQVRHRRKEALREADLVLLAGVPCDFRLDYGRQIGRSTTLVSVNRDRGALTLNRRPTLGVHGDPALFVRSLAADVPAGFPRATWLGRLGGRDATRNAEIAASPEGEKGSLDPVTLCRQIEEVLPPRSVVVADGGDFVATASYVLRPRGPLSWLDPGAFGTLGVGAGFALGAALCRPDEDVLLLWGDGSAGYGLVEVDTFVRHGLGVVAVIGNDAGWTQIAREQVEVLKDDVGTVLRATDYHEAARGLGGEGLLLDDPAKAPAVLAEAFRRARTGRPVVVNALLGKTSFRKGSISL; encoded by the coding sequence GTGACGTCCGGGGGCGAACTCGTCGCCCAGGTCCTCGTCCGGCAGGGCGTGAGGTTCCTGTTCACGCTCTGCGGAGGCCACATCTCGCCGATCCTGGCCGCGGCGAAGGCGCGCGGCGTCCGCGTCGTCGACACGCGGCACGAGGCGACCGCCGTTTTTGCGGCCGATGCCGTCGCCCGGCTCACGGGTGTGCCGGGCGTGGCGGCCGTGACGGCCGGCCCGGGCGTGACGAACGCGGTCACCGCGCTCCAGAACGCCCGACTCGCACAGTCGCCCCTCGTCCTTCTCGGCGGGGCGACGGCCACCGTCCTCAGGGGGCGCGGCGCGCTCCAGGACATCGACCAGCTCGGCTTCATCCGGCCCATCGTCAAGTGGGCGACGGCGGTAACGAAGGTTCGGGACCTCGTCCCGGCGCTCGAACGCGCTTTTTCGGTCTGTCGCGAAGGGGTCCCGGGTCCGGTCTTCGTCGAGTGCCCGGTGGATCTCCTCTACGACGAGGCGCTCGTCCGCAGCTGGTACGGCGGGAAGTCCGGCGAGCCGAAGGGGCTCGTCGAGACGGCGACGAAGTGGTACCTCGGCCGCCACCTCGACGCGATCTTCGCAGGGGCGGCCGACGCGGCCCCGGTTGATTCCGAGGCGCCGGCCCCTCCGGCGCCCGAGGCCGGAAGCGTCGGGACCGCGGCGCTCCTCCTGGCGCGCAGCGAGCGCCCCGTGCTCGTCCTCGGGAGCGGCGCGATGATGTCGCCCGCCGACGCGGCGAGCCTCGCGCGGGCGGTCGACACGCTGAGACTCCCGGTCTTCCTCTCGGGAACGGCCCGAGGGCTTCTCGGGCCGGCCTCGACCCTGCAGGTCCGCCACCGGCGGAAAGAGGCGCTGCGCGAGGCCGACCTCGTCCTCCTCGCGGGCGTGCCCTGCGACTTCCGCCTCGACTACGGGAGGCAGATCGGCCGCTCGACCACGCTCGTCTCCGTGAACCGCGATCGGGGCGCCCTGACGCTGAACAGGCGCCCCACGCTGGGCGTTCACGGCGACCCGGCGCTCTTTGTCCGCTCGCTCGCCGCGGATGTCCCTGCTGGCTTCCCCCGCGCCACCTGGCTCGGCCGGCTCGGCGGGCGCGACGCGACACGCAACGCCGAGATCGCTGCTTCGCCCGAGGGAGAGAAGGGATCGCTCGACCCGGTCACGCTCTGCCGGCAGATCGAGGAGGTCCTCCCGCCCAGGAGCGTCGTCGTCGCCGACGGCGGGGACTTCGTCGCCACGGCGTCGTACGTCCTCCGGCCGCGCGGACCACTCTCGTGGCTGGACCCCGGAGCCTTCGGAACGCTCGGTGTCGGCGCGGGATTCGCGCTCGGAGCAGCGCTCTGCCGACCGGACGAGGACGTCCTCCTTCTCTGGGGCGACGGCTCGGCCGGCTACGGCCTGGTGGAGGTCGACACGTTCGTGAGACACGGCCTCGGCGTCGTGGCCGTCATCGGGAACGATGCCGGCTGGACGCAGATTGCGCGCGAGCAGGTAGAGGTGCTGAAGGACGACGTCGGCACGGTCCTGCGCGCGACCGACTACCACGAGGCCGCCCGCGGCCTCGGCGGCGAGGGGCTCCTCCTCGACGACCCGGCCAAAGCTCCTGCCGTGCTCGCCGAGGCGTTCCGTCGCGCCCGGACGGGCCGCCCCGTCGTGGTGAATGCGCTTCTCGGAAAGACGTCGTTTCGAAAGGGGTCCATCTCCCTTTGA